From Mytilus galloprovincialis chromosome 9, xbMytGall1.hap1.1, whole genome shotgun sequence, the proteins below share one genomic window:
- the LOC143046302 gene encoding synaptogyrin-2-like has product MFVTSFPRDFCIRKMSTAQGSGGAYGAGKAGTPFDPLEFIKKPQVILRAVSLIWSIIVFGCIIAEGWHGDMCQMHGDNNACGYGTGIGIIAFLICLIFLVIDAMFENISSVQHRKYVVIGDLGLSALWTFLWFVGFCYMTDAWRRSEEGAPYLAPNGYGKDHVQAAIAFSFFSIITWGGLTFFAVRRYREGVTETFQEGYNPEQNASSPYSSFPGSDTGDPYQAPFGGQKEAPEYQPPTY; this is encoded by the exons ATGTTCGTGACGTCATTTCCTCGTGATTTTTGTATTCGTAAAATGTCGACGGCACAGGGAAGTGGGGGTGCGTACGGTGCTGGTAAAGCTGGTACCCCCTTTGATCCATTAGAATTTATCAAGAAACCACAAGTCATATTGCGAGCTGTCAGTTTG ATATGGTCCATTATAGTATTTGGTTGTATCATAGCAGAAGGATGGCACGGAGATATGTGTCAAATGCATGGTGACAATAATGCGTGTGGATATGGGACAGGCATCGGCATTATAGCATTTTTAATCTGTTTAATATTCCTTGTAATAGATGCCATGTTTGAAAACATTAGCAGTGTACAACATAGGAAATATGTGGTCATAGGTGACTTAGGATTATCAG CACTATGGACGTTTCTATGGTTTGTTGGATTCTGTTATATGACTGATGCATGGAGAAGATCTGAAGAAGGTGCTCCCTATTTAGCCCCCAATGGTTATGGCAAGGATCATGTTCAAGCTGCAATAGCATTTTCATTCTTCTCTATAATAACTTGG GGAGGACTGACCTTCTTTGCTGTTAGACGTTACCGTGAGGGTGTGACAGAAACCTTCCAAGAGGGATACAACCCTGAGCAGAATGCCTCATCACCATACTCATCATTCCCAGGAAGTGACACTGGGGATCCTTACCAGGCACCTTTCGGAGGCCAGAAAGAGGCTCCTGAATATCAACCTCCCACATACTGA
- the LOC143046303 gene encoding E3 ubiquitin-protein ligase ZNF598-like, with product MESRMSSCPVCHEGIDVFAVGCCDHVICYKCSCRMRVLCEQFYCPICRTDLPQVYLIKEALKFSEIPRYGYIPNRRNKIFFQNEDIKHSFDNILENRCQICAHARPERSFKDLQNHLRKQHTLFYCNLCVDHLTLLPSERKFYNRQDLATHRRQGDKDDKSYKGHPNCEFCDERYFDKDELYRHLRKDHYFCHFCDPEGCSEFYNDYQSLRNHFGEKHYLCQEGDCAGVEVRLTHAFRSKIDFQAHTSAEHADNLTKAQAKQLRTIDIDYQLPRRETQRRRDRGGVNTGDYEDVRPVQTQVFHNNRGSRGRQRYEEPRGYRRGNFSEEDVQKAIHASLDVMKEKEKVEEQPEKEEEEEVKVLRNAKNFPVLGNNDLRVDSPDDSDHKDSDSEALDFSMAQQIALKNKRSVQVGRLISEEFPSLSGESSTKDKTAETLEKKPAIVKTSKPEPIVKSQPVSKSVSKPVSKFTVSKGLVVDDFPGLPTKSSSINSALGSAKWVPKQTTKETKQAAAMPVQVTMNVSANNQKSSKNKTKSSNKAFQDEKDFPSLGGQPTSTSASNMNWLQKSAKGKSKPIQERKPIDWFDADNDFDFSIENVTKLSKPILTDDKNYNTSDSKKKKKKKDKSKPSDNDIINDSKPKGGSSLDSIASSLFSTKGVTHKEPVKVESPKVVRKEESDRSPSPENFKIVHKKVKTADIPEDNNKFSILSNETEIKPFVESKPRFVPKQNDKNLKLDDFPTLGSSNQSKAPPPGFTKPLPSNSSVPSVKPPGFDNVSSSKRPPPGFAMPTSSQKNGHSTSEEKSCTFTLKNIMPMMTEMSNFDYVAPENSKVRNQKLIGDIRLHLGEDIENFDQFKTVSASFRQGTTDATEYYKQCEQLIGKDNFDIIFPELLVLLPDINKQQELLTTYKSIQEKNKSGHVIRISGKSADAPWKQTSNFQTCPTCRQVLLSSDYTDHTSIHGSAPDFPSLGDGGGGHCLRSWVKGK from the exons ATGGAGTCCCGTATGTCCTCCTGTCCTGTTTGCCACGAGGGCATCGATGTGTTTGCTGTTGGTTGCTGTGATCATGTCATCTGCTATAAGTGCTCATGTCGAATGCGTGTACTCTGTGAACAGTTCTATTGTCCTATATGTCGTACAGATCTACCACAG gTTTATCTGATCAAGGAAGCCTTAAAGTTTAGTGAGATTCCTAGATATGGATATATTCCAAATAGGAGGAACAAGATCTTTTTCCAAAATGAGGATATTAAACACTCCTTTGATAATATTCTGGAGAATCGCTGTCAGATCTGTGCCCATGCCAGGCCTGAAAGATCCTTCAAAGATTTACAGAATCATTTGAGAAAACAACACACTTTGTTCTATTGTAACCTTTGTGTGGATCATTTAACG TTATTGCCATCTGAGAGAAAATTTTATAATCGTCAAGATTTAGCCACTCATCGTCGTCAAGGAGATAAAGATGATAAATCTTATAAAGGTCATCCAAATTGTGAATTTTGTGATGAAAGATACTTTGATAAAGATGAGTTGTATAGACATTTACGTAAAGATCATTATTTCTGTCACTTTTGTGACCCAGAGGGATgtagtgaattttataa TGACTATCAATCGTTGAGGAATCATTTTGGAGAGAAGCATTATTTATGTCAGGAAGGAGATTGTGCTGGTGTGGAGGTGCGTTTGACTCATGCTTTCCGTTCCAAGATAGATTTCCAGGCTCATACATCAGCAGAACATGCTGATAACTTAACCAAAGCCCAGGCTAAACAGCTACGTACTATAGACATAGATTATCAGTTACCTAGGAGAGAAACTCAGAGAAGGAGAGACAGGG GTGGTGTAAATACTGGTGATTATGAAGATGTTCGACCTGTACAGACACAAGTATTCCATAATAATAGAGGCTCCAGGGGAAGACAAAGATATGAGGAACCTAGAGGGTATAGGAGAGGAAACTTCAG TGAAGAAGATGTACAGAAAGCTATTCATGCTTCTTTAGATGtcatgaaagaaaaagaaaaagtagAAGAACAACCAGaaaaggaagaagaagaagaagtgaAAGTTTTACGTAATGCCAAGAACTTCCCTGTTCTAGGTAACAATGATTTACGTGTAGACTCACCTGATGATTCAGATCATAAGGATTCTGATTCCGAGGCTTTAGACTTCTCTATGGCACAACAAATAGCACTGAAAAACAAAAGATCTGTACAAGTTGGTAGACTTATATCAGAAGAATTCCCCTCCTTGTCTGGAGAATCATCTACCAAAGATAAAACTGCTGAGACATTAGAAAAGAAACCGGCAATTGTTAAAACATCAAAACCAGAACCTATTGTTAAATCACAACCTGTTTCTAAATCTGTATCAAAACCTGTGTCTAAGTTTACAGTTTCTAAAGGACTGGTGGTGGATGATTTTCCTGGACTGCCCACTAAATCATCCAGTATCAACAGTGCTTTAGGTTCAGCTAAATGGGTTCCTAAACAGACTACCAAAGAAACAAAACAAGCTGCTGCCATGCCTGTACAAGTTACAATGAATGTCTCCGCTAATAACCAAAAATcgtcaaaaaacaaaacaaaatcatctaATAAGGCATTCCAAGATGAAAAAGACTTTCCATCTTTAGGAGGACAGCCTACGTCAACAAGTGCATCAAATATGAACTGGTTACAAAAATCTGCTAAAGGGAAGAGTAAGCCTATACAAGAAAGAAAACCTATCGACTGGTTTGATGCTGATAATGACTTTGATTTTAGTATTGAAAATGTAACAAAACTATCTAAACCTATTCTAACTgatgataaaaattataatactagtgattctaaaaagaaaaagaagaagaaagacAAATCTAAACCGTCCGATAATGATATTATTAATGATTCAAAGCCTAAAGGTGGTTCCAGTTTAGATAGTATTGCAAGTAGTCTATTTAGTACTAAAGGAGTAACACACAAGGAACCAGTCAAAGTTGAAAGTCCAAAGGTTGTCAGAAAAGAAGAAAGTGATAGGTCACCAAGtcctgaaaatttcaaaatagttCACAAGAAAGTGAAAACTGCAGATATTCCTGAAGATAACAATAAATTTTCAATACTCAGCAACGAAACTGAAATAAAGCCCTTTGTTGAGAGCAAGCCAAGGTTTGTACCAAAACAGAATGATAAAAATCTTAAATTGGATGATTTCCCAACACTGGGATCAAGTAATCAGTCTAAAGCACCACCACCAGGATTTACCAAACCTCTGCCATCAAACAGCAGTGTGCCATCAGTAAAGCCACCAGGATTTGATAATGTCTCTTCCTCTAAGAGACCTCCCCCTGGCTTTGCTATGCCTACATCCTCGCAAAAGAATGGTCATTCGACATCAGAGGAAAAGTCCTGCACTTTTACATTGAAAAATATCATGCCGATGATGACCGAAATGAGCAACTTTGATTATGTGGCTCCGGAGAATTCTAAAGTAAGAAATCAGAAACTGATTGGCGATATTAGGTTACATTTAGGAGAAGACATTGAGAACTTTGATCAGTTTAAAACTGTGTCTGCATCATTCCGGCAAGGAACAACAGATGCTACTGAGTATTACAAACAGTGTGAACAGTTAATAGGGAAGGacaattttgacattattttcccTGAACTTCTAGTCCTCCTACCAGACATAAACAAGCAACAAGAACTTTTAACCACCTACAAATCTATTCAGGAGAAAAACAAAAGTGGTCATGTGATCAGGATTTCTGGTAAGAGTGCCGATGCTCCATGGAAACAAACATCAAACTTTCAGACATGTCCGACATGTCGACAGGTGCTCCTCTCCTCAGATTACACGGATCACACGTCTATACACGGTAGTGCCCCAGACTTCCCCTCTCTAGGGGACGGAGGTGGAGGACATTGTCTAAGGTCATGGGTCAAAGGGAAATGA